A stretch of Procambarus clarkii isolate CNS0578487 chromosome 20, FALCON_Pclarkii_2.0, whole genome shotgun sequence DNA encodes these proteins:
- the LOC123755558 gene encoding forkhead box protein D1-like → MPVCEADMSDAECLSPGIEAPPAHFSDDDDPRPPTDAPEGQTDVEDKKTGGPVKPPYSYIALITMSIVQAPKKRVTLSEICEFIMNRFPYYKAKFPAWQNSIRHNLSLNDCFVKVPREPGNPGKGNYWTLDPGAIDMFDNGSFLRRRKRYKRQHPDFLNDPHVFSLLATGMVDPYQLHQHQQQLHQHHQQLQHHHQAAAAAMLLGPHPPMLHRPVPYAHHPYLPPAHLHHHHHALTQQADFLRQLRNTLAPASPPSGGHTPMGGVLAPTPVKPVAAAPPSPPLTRPAPRPAFTIDAIMGRNRSPTPPPTSPPTCRPLPSLPLAALNPEPFSRLLVTPFFSQGLGRPLPSHPPMPPTSLPPTTMSR, encoded by the coding sequence ATGCCAGTGTGTGAGGCGGACATGTCCGACGCCGAGTGTTTGTCGCCAGGGATCGAGGCTCCTCCCGCCCATTTTAGCGACGATGATGACCCCCGCCCGCCCACAGACGCCCCTGAAGGACAGACGGACGTCGAGGACAAGAAAACCGGCGGGCCGGTGAAGCCGCCTTACTCCTACATCGCCCTCATCACCATGTCCATCGTGCAGGCGCCGAAGAAGCGGGTGACGCTGAGCGAGATCTGCGAGTTCATCATGAACCGGTTCCCGTACTACAAGGCCAAGTTCCCCGCCTGGCAGAACTCCATCCGGcacaacctctccctcaacgactgCTTCGTCAAGGTGCCACGAGAGCCTGGCAACCCCGGCAAGGGCAACTACTGGACGCTGGACCCGGGTGCCATAGATATGTTCGACAACGGTTCCTTCCTGCGGCGCCGCAAGCGGTACAAGCGGCAGCATCCCGATTTCCTGAACGATCCGCATGTGTTCTCCCTCCTGGCGACCGGCATGGTGGACCCGTACCagctgcaccagcaccagcagcagctgcaccagcaccaccagcagctgcagcaccatcaccaagcagcggcggcggcgatgCTGCTCGGGCCGCACCCGCCCATGCTGCACCGCCCTGTGCCCTACGCCCACCACCCATACTTGCCGCccgcccacctccaccaccaccaccacgccctcacGCAACAGGCGGACTTCCTGCGGCAGCTACGGAATACCCTCGCGCCCGCGTCGCCACCCTCGGGCGGCCATACGCCCATGGGCGGCGTGTTGGCGCCCACACCCGTCAAACCCGTGGCGGCAGCGCCTCCGTCGCCGCCCCTGACCCGCCCTGCGCCGCGGCCAGCCTTCACCATCGACGCCATCATGGGGAGAAACCGGTCGCCCACTCCGCCACCCACTTCACCGCCCACGTGCCGCCCATTGCCTTCGCTGCCTCTAGCCGCCCTCAACCCCGAGCCCTTCTCACGACTGCTAGTGACGCCCTTCTTCTCCCAAGGCCTGGGCCGCCCACTGCCTTCCCACCCACCGATGCCGCCCACGTCTCTCCCGCCCACTACCATGTCTCGGTGA